In the genome of Streptomyces aquilus, the window TCCACTGCACGGGCAGATCCCTGGTGGCCGGATGCTGTCGATCACCGACTTCCACCACGGCCCGTTGTACGGCGGTCGGGCTGGAAGCGGCTGGGCGGGCCCCGACGAGCCCGGTGAACCAGTCCGAGTACGGCTCGGCGCGCGCGGCGTCATGGATGCCGACGAACCCGCCGCCCGCCTCCATATAGGCCTCGAGTCCCGCCTCCTGCTCGGGATCGAGGATGTCGCCGCCCCCGGTGAGGAAGACGATCGCGTTGTAACGCCCCAGCTCGGTCTCGTCGGTGAACACCGAGGCGTCGTCCGTGGCGACGGTCCTGAACCGCTGGTCGGCCGGGCCGGACAGTCCGATCTTCTCGATCGCCTCGATCCCGGCGTTCACCACCGGCGACTCCTCGCCGGCCGCGGCGGACCCGTAGAAGAGCAGCACCCGTACATTCGCGCCGCCCGGCGGCGACTTGACGGACATCGTTGTCAGCGGTGGTTCGGGCGCCGGGCGCGCGGTGGCGGCGGGACCGGACAGCAGCCCGGCCACGACGACCCCGGCGGTCACGCCCGCCACACCGATCCGTCTTCTCGTGCTCAACCCTCGTAAGTGCATGGGCACCTCCTCGGTCACAGCGACAGCGCCAAGGAAGCTAGACGTCTTTGCGCACCTCGCCAATACCTATGACCGAGTTGGGGTCAACTTTGTCCTGAGTGTGGATAAACAGCGGAACGGCCGGTACCGTCTCACAGGTTCATCACAGGTACGTCTCTGCAAATTCCTTACCAGGCTGGGGAGTTCCGCATGGACAGACGCGGGTTCAATCGGAGGATGCTGCTGGGCGGCGCGGCGGTGGTGGGCGCCGGAACCGTCGCGACATCGTTGTCGGTCGCACCGGAGGCCGCGAGCGCCGACACACCGGCGAGGACGGCTCCGGCGGGCGGCGAGGTCCGGCACATCAAGCTGTACGCCGAGAAGCTCGCCGACGGGCAGATGGGCTACGGCTTCGCGAAGAGCAAGGCGACGATCCCGGGCCCGCTGATCGAGCTCAACGAGGGCGACACGCTGCACATCGAGTTCGAGAACACGATGGACGTGGCGGCGAGCCTCCACGTGCACGGCCTGGACTACGAAATCTCCAGCGACGGCACGAAGTTGAACAAGAGCGACGTCGAACCGGGCAGCACCCGCACCTACACCTGGCGCACGCACGCCCCCGGCCGCCGCAAGGACGGCACCTGGCGGGCGGGCAGCGCGGGTTACTGGCACTACCACGACCACGTGGTCGGCACGGAACACGGCACGGGTGGCATCCGCAAAGGCCTGTACGGCCCGGTGATCGTCCGCCGCAAGGGCGACGTCCTCCCGGACGCGACCCACGCGATCGTCTTCAACGACATGCTCATCAACAACGGGCCCGCCCACTCGGGCCCCGACTTCGAGGCGACGGTGGGCGATCGGGTCGAGTTCGTGATGATCACGCACGGCGAGTACTACCACACCTTCCACCTGCACGGTCACCGCTGGGCGGACAACCGCACCGGCACCCTCACCGGCCCCGACGACCCGAGCCAGGTCATCGACAACAAGATCGTGGGCCCGGCGGACTCCTTCGGCTTCCAGGTGATCGCGGGGGAGGGCGTCGGAGCGGGCGCGTGGATGTACCACTGCCATGTCCAGAGCCATTCGGACATGGGGATGGTGGGGCTGTTCCTGGTGAAGAAGACGGACGGGACGATTCCTGGGTATGAGCCGCACGAGCACAGCGACGGGCACGCGCATTGAGGAGGCGAGGGGGCAACTGAGGTCGTACAGGGCCCAGTCGATGCCGGGCTCCTCCTGTACGTAAAGGCGGGGACCGCGACAGACGACCCGCCGGCGACCCGATCGCGCGCCGTCGGCGCGGAGCAGCCGGGTCTCCTCGACGGGCTCGACCGCCGAGTCGGTGAGGGTGCCGAGGAGGAGCCGGTCGTGCTCGTCGCCGTACCCGCCGTAGAGCGCGACACGAGGCCCGTGGACCATCACCCCCTTCGCGCCCCGGACGGGCGTGGTGCGGATGCTCGCCCGGCGTCTGTTCCGGATCTCCAGGAGCGGGAAGTCCGTGTAGGGGTACGCCCAGGTGCAGCGGCGGTCGACGTTCAGGGCGTAGCAGTCCAGGAACCATCCGGCCTCCGAGGGCTGGTGGTACTCCCACAGCGGTTCCCCGGTACGGCTCCAGCACCGCAGCCCCGGATCGCAGAGCGGGTCGCTGCCGACGCCCTCGTCGAAGTAGCCCACCCACAGGTCGCCGGACTCGTCGGTCAGCAGGTGCTCGATGGCGTCGCCGACATCGAAGCCGTGTGACGATCGTCCTGACGAGTCGAACACCTGTATCTGCTCGACCCCGTCCTGCCGGCGGGCGTCGGCCACCACGAAACCGCCGTCAGGCAGTGCGTCCACCCGCGGGAAGCGGGCGGGAACGGACCGCAGACGGGTCGTACGGTCGCGCCCGCCCTCGACCGTGACGAGCAGGGCGTCGTACGCATCGCCCCGCCGCGCCGAGTCGCGCAGCAGCCAGTGCGCCCGCCCGAACGCGTCGACGGTGCTGTGCAGCACGTCCCGGCCCTGGTACGCGCTGGGCAGCCGGGCGTACGACGTGAGGCGGGGCTCAGCGGCCATGGGCTCTTCTCGAAGTCATACGGTGATCCTCTTGCTGTCACGCGCGCCGCCGCAACCACCTTTCCGCCCTCCCGAGAGCGCTCTCACTCCCGCCCCCGACCAGGGCTATCCTGGGCCGCAACCAGGAGGAGGGCCCCGAAGTGAGTGAGACAGCGCCGCGTCCCACGCTGGAGGCCGTGGCCGCGCGGGCCGGGGTCTCGCGGGCCACCGTGTCCCGGGTGGTGAACGGTGGCGACGGGGTCAGGGAGCCGCTCGTCGAGCGGGTGCGGCGAGCAGTGGAGGAGTTGGGGTACGTTCCCAACCAGGCCGCCCGCAGCCTTGTGACGCGACGGCACGACGCCATCGCCGTCGTCGTCGCCGAACCGGAGACCCGGGTCTTCGCCGACCCCTTCTTCGCGCTGCAACTCCGCGGCATCAGCAAGGAGTTGACGGCCCACGACAACCAACTCGTCCTGCTGCTCACCGAGGGCCGGGACGACCACGCCCGCGTCGGCCGCTATCTCGCCGGCGGCCATGTCGACGGAGCGCTCGTCTTCTCGCTCCACCTCGACGACCCGCTGCCCGGTCTGATCCAACGGGCCGGAATCCCGACCGTGTTCGGCGGCCGGCCCGGCTGGCGCGACGGCACGGGGGAGGAGGTGGTGTACGTCGACAGCGACAACCGCGGCG includes:
- a CDS encoding multicopper oxidase domain-containing protein, yielding MDRRGFNRRMLLGGAAVVGAGTVATSLSVAPEAASADTPARTAPAGGEVRHIKLYAEKLADGQMGYGFAKSKATIPGPLIELNEGDTLHIEFENTMDVAASLHVHGLDYEISSDGTKLNKSDVEPGSTRTYTWRTHAPGRRKDGTWRAGSAGYWHYHDHVVGTEHGTGGIRKGLYGPVIVRRKGDVLPDATHAIVFNDMLINNGPAHSGPDFEATVGDRVEFVMITHGEYYHTFHLHGHRWADNRTGTLTGPDDPSQVIDNKIVGPADSFGFQVIAGEGVGAGAWMYHCHVQSHSDMGMVGLFLVKKTDGTIPGYEPHEHSDGHAH
- a CDS encoding LacI family DNA-binding transcriptional regulator; the encoded protein is MSETAPRPTLEAVAARAGVSRATVSRVVNGGDGVREPLVERVRRAVEELGYVPNQAARSLVTRRHDAIAVVVAEPETRVFADPFFALQLRGISKELTAHDNQLVLLLTEGRDDHARVGRYLAGGHVDGALVFSLHLDDPLPGLIQRAGIPTVFGGRPGWRDGTGEEVVYVDSDNRGGARDAVRHLVGLGRSRVAHITGALDQTSAVDRLEGFRDVVGDVDARLVVEGDFTPAGGERAMRELLDRCPDVDAVFAANDLTASGALRVLREHGRRVPDDVAVIGFDDMLPIAEQTDPPLTTIRQDIEEMGRLMARLLLKGSGDAMSGVVLPTTLVRRASA